In the genome of Bradyrhizobium sp. CB3481, the window ACAGTGCGATGCAGGGGATGTTCAGCTTGGCCGCGCGTTCGGCGTCGCGCACTGCCTGATCGACGGTGAGGCGGTCGACGCCGGGCATCGAGGGGACCGGCGTGCGAGTGTTGTGGCCGTCGACCACGAACAGCGGCCAGATCAGGTCGTCGGTGGTCAGCACGTTTTCCCGGACCAGCCGCCGCGCCCATTCCGCCTTGCGGTTGCGGCGGGGGCGGATCGTCAGGTCGAGCGGGTTGGAGGCGAGGGCGGTCTGCCGCCGCGGCGCGTCACGCATCTCGATCGGACGCCCGAATTTGATCGCCATGTGATGGGTACTCCTGAAGGCGCGGGTAAAGCTTTGTTCCAATTCTAGCACCTTGCGCCGGCCCCGTCACCGCGACCCGTTCGATCTCATCGGCAATTGATTTTGCCGCCCCGGCAGGCCAAGAGATGAGGCCATGAGGCCATTCCAGCACCCGTTGCGCCGCCATGCCGAGATCGGCGGCCAGGATATCCGCCAGGACAAGTGCCATGTCTGACATGTCGGCGCGCGATGCTGCGCGGGACAAGGCCAGGGACCGGGACGGCGCGATGTCCATGGCGGGCATGTCGTCGGAGCGGATCGAGTCCGACGAGAATGTGTGGACCCGGCGCCTCGTCACGTTCCTGCGCATCATGGCCGTCATCTCGATCATGAAGGGCCTGTATCACTGGGCGCAGGTCACCGGTTTCATCGGCGGCGAGGAGGAGGCGTTCGAGAACCAGTCGATGGCCTGGCAGACCGCGACGGTCTATTTCGCTGTCATCGAACTCGTCGCCGCCGTCGGGCTCTGGCTCGCCACGCCCTGGGGCGCGGTGGTGTGGCTCACCACCGTGGTGTCGATGGCGGTGATCGAGCTGATGTTTCCGGGGATCTATGGCGGCAGCCTGACGATCGTCGCGCTGGAAGCCGTGATGCTCGGTGCCTATCTCGCGCTCGCCTGGATGGCCGCGCGCGAACGCCCGCCGTAGGAGGCTTGCTTCAACCTGCACCGCGAAGAGCGGGGCGAGGGAGCAGCAGCGCCGCCCAACGTGTCAGTTTTCCGCCATAATCCGTCCGCGTGCAGAAATCGCGACGTCATCCCTTACAATTTTCCAAGATTTCGCCCGTTAACATTTCGCTCACGGTTAAGGGCCGTAAAGGTTCCACCACACTTATTACGCGAGAGTTGCCATTCCGGCCGCACCTGTTTCCGAATGCGACAACCCTTGCAGACGAAGCGTGAACATCGCGCTTCCAGCGTCAATGAAACATTGCAAAAGGCCTTGATCCGCCGGGCTTAATCCACAATTCACTCTGTTAAATTCATGATCTCTTTATTGTCTTATTTAAGCGGATGTTCAATCCGCCCCCTTAAGTTGAACCTATCAGGCGGGACAGAAGTTTCGTCGAAATAAGTCGAAAAACGACGACAGGGGAAGTGTCATGATCAAAGCCGTTGCAACGGCGGTGGAAACCGCTGAACGTTCTGCCGGTCAAACTGCCGTGCAGCCGCTCTATCTCGAAGCGTTGACGCTCGTGGAGCGTCTGCATCGCCGGCTGCTCGATGTCATCAAGGACGAATTCGATCGCCGCGGTCGCGCGGACATCAATTCGGTGCAGGCCTTGCTGCTCTATAATATCGGCGACAAGGAGCTGACCGCGGGCGAACTGCGCACGCGCGGTTACTATCTCGGCTCCAACGTCTCCTATAACCTGAAGAAGCTTGTCGAGCTCGGCTTCCTCGATCATCAGCGCTCGCGCGTTGATCGCCGTTCGGTCCGCATTCGCCTGACCCCGCAGGGCCAGGAGATCCGCAAGATCGTCGACGCGCTCTACCAGAAGCACGTCAAAACGGTCGAGCAGGTCGGCGGCATCTCGAACGAGGAGTTCGCGACGCTGAACAAGTCGCTGCACCGCCTCGAGCGGTTCTGGACCGACCAGATCCTGTATCGGCTCTGAGAAAAGCGTTGTGGCGCGTGGGGGCGCGCCATCAAACGTTTCAGGAGAAGACTTCAGTCCGCCTGAGGGCCAAGCCGGCCGTATCGACAAGACCGGCAGCCGACAAGCGGACAAATGAACTGGCAAGGCAGTAAGCCTTGCTCAAAGCGCATCGGCGCCGGTCTTCCGGCACCGGTGCGTTTTGCTTTTTGCCCGCGAAAGCGGCGTGCATGGGGCATCGGCGCTGGCCCGTTTCGCAAATCCGGATTGACGAGCCTTCGACGGCCCGCCCATAATCCCCGAAAATAAAGGCGTCACGCGCGTAGCGGCCGCAAGAGTCGTGACGGCTTGATGCCCAAATGGGGAAAACGGGCTTGTCGGCATCACGGCGTCCCATGTTCGGCGAGCAACAGCGCTTCGTGCTGCTTCTGATCGCGCCGGCTGCGCTGCTGCTGCTGTTGTTTCAGGTCGTGCCGATCGTGATCGGCGCCAATGCCAGCTTTCGCGACTGGGCGCTCTATAATCCCAAGAAGACCTGGATCGGCTTCGACCATTACGCGGCCGTGATAACGGATCCCGCGTTTCTTTACGTCGTGCTGCCGAATACCTTCCTGTTCATGATCCTCAGCGTCGCCGGCGCGCTGGTCGTTGGGCTCGCGCTGGCGCTGCTGCTCAACCGTCCGTTTCGCGGGCAGAAGCTGGTGCAGACGATCCTGCTGGTGCCGCTGATGGTGGCCCCCGTGATCGCCGCGATCATGATCCGCTGGATCTTCAACGACCAGTTCGGCATCGTGAATGTGGTGCTCGAGGCGATCGGCCTCGAGGGCCAGCCCTGGCTGGTGCAGCGCTGGAGCGCGTTCGGCGTCATCCTTTTGACGGACATCTGGCTGTGGACGCCGTGGTTCACGCTGCTGCTTCTCGCCGGCCTGCAGAGCCTGCCGAAGGAGCCGTTCGAGGCCGCCGCCATCGACGGCACCTCGACCTGGCGCGTGTTCCGCTATTTGACGCTGCCAATGTTGCGCCCGGTGATCGTGGTCTGCGTCGTGATCCGCGCCATCGACGCGTTCCGCACCTTCGACATCGTGTGGACCTTGACGGGCGGCGGACCGGGCCGCTCGACCGAATTGTTCAGCCTCTATGCCTATGTCCACGCCTTCCTCAACCTCGATCTCGGCCGCGGCTCGGCAGCGGCGATCATCGGCGGGCTGATCATCCTCGTGATCGGCATCGCGCTCTATCGTCTCGTCGACCGCATCGCAAAGGCTTGACCCGATGGCCATGGTGACCCGCCCACAATTCCTGCCATGGCTGCCCGCAATGGGACACAAGACGCTGTTCGCGCTCGCAGTTGCCTTCATCTGCTTCGCGTTCGCCTTTCCGGTACTGTGGCTGATCCTGACCTCGCTGCGGCCGGAATCCGGCGTCTATTACGTCCACCGCGGCACCGAGTTCACGCTCGGCAGTTTTGCCGAAGTGCTGAGCGACGAGCGGATCGTTGCAGCCTTCCTCAACAGCGCGCTGATCGCGACGCTTGCCACCGGGTTCTCGCTGCTCGTCACCGTATCGAGCGGCTACATGCTGTCGCGCTTCACCGGGCCGGCCTCGCGGCTCTGGTTCGGGACCATCTACGTGTTCCGCTGCGTGCCCTACATCTCCTGGGTGCTGCCGCTCTATTTCGTGACGCAAAGCTGGGGCCTCTACGACACCTATACCGGGCTGCTGCTGCCGCACGTGGCCGTGCACATCTGCTTCTTCTCCTGGCTGATGAAAGGCTTTTTCGACGGCATCGATCCCTCGATGGAATATGCCGCCATGATCGACGGCTGCACCCGGTGGGGCGCCTTCATCCGCGTCGCGGTGCCCTCGGCGCTTCCGGCGATATCGGCGCTCGCCGTGCTGTGCTGGCTGTTCACCTGGAACGAGTTCCTGTTTGCGCTGATCCTGACCGGTAACCGCGTGCCTGTCATCACGGTGGTGATGGCGCAGTTCGTCACCGAGATGGGGCTGCGCTGGAATCTGATGGCGGCGACCGCCGTGCTGGCGCTGGTGCCGGCCTTCCTGATCGCGCTGTTCGGCCAGAAATACGTGATCAGGGGACTGAGGATCTGACGGAAGGAAAGACCAAGCCTAGGCAACGAAACAACGACAAAAACAGGAGGAGAGGCGATGCAGGGACTGGCAAGATGGTTGATGGCGGCGGCCGCGGCCCTGGTGGCCGTAACAGGCAGTGCCGCCGCACAGGTGAAAGAGCTGCGGATCGGCTATCAGCCGAGCCCGATCCAGGACGCTTCGATCGCGATGTTCGAGGCCTGGGGCGCCAAGAACGGCGTCAAGATCGTCAAGGTGCCGAACTCCTACGGCGTCTACGTCGAGAAGATGACGGCCTCGCTAACCTCGAACGCCGACCAGTACGACGTCATCTGGCACAATGACGATTGGGGCCAGACCTGGGCGCATCTGCTGGAACCGATGGACGACGTCGAGGCCAACAAGTTTGGCTCCAAATGGAGCATGTCGCCCATCGTGTTCGCCAATGCGCAAGGACAAAATACCGTCGTGCCGATGGGCCAGACCTTCAGCGTGTTCTTCTACCGCTCCGATCTCGTCAAGCCGGAGGAGGTGCCGAAGACGCTCGAAGAGCTCGTCACCGTGAGCAAGAAGCTTCAGGCCGACGGCAAGGTCAAGTTCGGCTATGTCGGCGGCATGTCGATGAACCACTCCTGGTTCTCCTGGTTCTGGTCGATGTGGGCCAATAATTGCGACGTCCTGCTGCCGGCCTATGAGCGCGACAACAAGAAGCTCGCCGAAGCCGGCTGGAAGTCGAGCCTGACCGATCCCTGCATGCAGAAGACGGTTGAGTACTGGTGGGACGCGATCAACACCCACAAGATCGTGCCGCGCGGCATGCCGGCCTATGACCGCAACGAAGCCAACGCCATCTTCATGGCTGGCGACGCCGCATTCACGGTGGCCGATACGTTGTGGTGGGGCACCTTCAACGATCCCAACAAGTCGAAGGTCGCAGGCAAGATTGCCGCCGCGCGCTTCCCGCTCGGCCCCGACCGGAAGAAGCCGTTTGGCTGGGACGACATCTGGGGCTGGGCCATCCCGAAATCGATACCGGAAGAGCGCAAGAAGCTCGCCAAGCAGATGCTGAATGCGATGATGCTGGACGAGGAAGGCCAGACCAAGCTGTTCAAGTCGACCGGCGCGCCGCCGCCCAATACGACATTCTGGCCGAAGATCGCCGAGCAGGATCCCTTCATGAAGCTGCTCAAGGAAGCGGTACTCGACTCTCCGGACAAGGTGCGCGGCGCCTATTACTTCCCGCAATGGCCCGCCGTGCACAAGGCGTTCAACGACGCCGTCACCAAGGCGGTCACCGGCAAGCGCGAGGACATCGCAAAAGTGCTCGCCGAGAATGCGCCGCTGGTCAGCAAGGCGGCACAGCAGTGAATGAGCGAAGCCCGCTGCGTGACTTGCGGCGGGCTTGTTTTGAATAGGCATCAGGTTGGCTACGGCGGGGCAATGGCAGCAATTTCACTGAGCAAGCTCAACAAGCATTATGGCTCGCTGTTCCACGCCGTGAAGGACGTCGACCTCGAGATATCAGACAAGGAGTTCGTGGCCCTGGTCGGCCCGTCCGGCTGCGGCAAGTCAACGACGCTGCGCATGATCGCAGGGCTCGAGGACGTCACCAGCGGCGATATCCGGATCGGCGACCGGTTGGTCAACCACCTGCCGCCGCGCGACCGCGACGTCGCCATGGTGTTCCAGAACTATGCGCTCTACCAGCACATGAGCGTCTATGACAATCTGGCGTTCGGCCTGCGCAACAAGAAGACTGCGGAAGCAGAGATCAAGGCGGCGATCGACCGCGCCGCCGGCATGCTCGGGCTGCATGATCTGCTCGAGCGCAAGCCGAAACAGCTCTCCGGCGGCCAGCAGCAGCGCGTCGCGCTCGGCCGCTGCATCGTGCGCAACCCGCAGGTATTCTTGTTTGACGAGCCGCTGTCGAACCTCGACGCCAAGCTGCGCGCGCAGATGCGCATCGAGATCAAGCGGCTGCATGCGGAGATTCCGACCACCTCTGTTTTCGTCACCCACGACCAGGTCGAGGCTATGACGCTGGGGGACCGCGTCGTCATCATGCGCGACGGCAGGGTGCAGCAGATCGGCACGCCGCTCGAGGTCTATGGCAAGCCGGCCAACAAGTTCGTCGCCGGCTTCATCGGCGCGCCCGCGATGAACTTCATCGAGATCACCGTCCGTAGCGCGGCTGGTGTGACGTCGATCGAGGCGGAGGGCCTGCGGCTGACGGTCGGGCTTGCGGATGCGTCCCTGCTCGCGCCCTATAGTGGCCGCCGGGTGATCATGGGGCTACGGCCGGAGCATCTCCTGCTCGGCAACGGGGCGCCGGGCCTTGGTTTCGACGCCCGCGTCGAGGTCGTCGAGCAGCTCGGCTCCGAGATCCTGCTGGAGACGAGGGTGGGTGGCGCCAGCATCACCGCCGCCCGCGTGCCGGCAGAAAGTGCCGTCGCCCGCGGCGATCAGGTCCGCCTTTCGGCGCAGACCGGCCGGTTGCATTTCTTCGATCCCGAGACCGAACTGCCGATTGCCAGATAAATTCCGGGTTATTTTCATGGAAATTTCCAAAGGCGGGGAATTTCCAAGTAAAATCAGCGAATGCACCCACCGTTATCCCAGTACCCGGGTTCCAAAAAAGTGGAACCATCCAGCACCGTTGCGCATTGTCGGCCCGGCCATAAAACGGGTGAGGGGCATGCTCGTCGAACGCGGGATCCAGGTGATGAATTTTGAGGTGGTGGGCGATGCCTACGCGATAGCCTCAAACTACCTGCGCAAGACCGGCGCCATCACCCACAGCATGGTCACGGACGAGCGGTTGCTCAGGATCATCATCAGGATGTTTCAGCACGGCGAATACAACAGGCTCAAGCTAGCCAACAAGGCGATCGCCGAATTCGAAGCGCGCGTAGCGGCCTGACCGTATCATCCGCATTACCCCTGCATCAGGAGAAATTTCCATGGAAGCCGCGATCGACCGGATCATGCAGACCTATGACCTGCTGCTGAACTGCAGCAAGGCGGCGAGCGATGAGGCGCGCGCCAAGGTCACCGCCTATCTCACCACGCTGGTCGAGGCCGGCGAGAAGGATCCGCACCGCCTCACGGTGTGCGGGCTGACGTATTTGCGCCAGCTCGACGGCAGCAACGATCCGGTGAAGGCGGGGTATACGGGCTTGTAGCGGAAGGGCGCTCAGCCGCGGCGCTGCGAAGGCGACAGCGCTGATCTCGATCCTGCTGTGGCTCTGTGCCGTCTGCGCGGGGCGCCTGATCGGCTATTTCTGACGAGGGCCGCCGCCATGGGCCTCATGCATGTTGCGATCGTTGCATTGCTCCTGTTTGGCACGGCAGGGACCGCCGCCGCCGATCAGGCGGCCGATGCCTGGAGCGCGCTGCGCGCAGGCGCTCATGTTGCGCTGATGCGTCATGCCGACGCGCCGGGTGGCGTCGGCGATCCACCCGGCTTCCGCGTCGAGAACTGCGCCACCCAGCGCAACCTCAGCCCGAAGGGAAGGGCGGATGCGGAGAAGATCGGATCGCAGCTCAAGCAGGAGGGGGTTGCGTTCGAAAAGATCGTCAGCTCGCCGTGGTGCCGATGCGTGGACACGGCCAAATTGCTCGATCTCGGGACGGTCGAGACCGAGCCGACATTCGGCAACGTCGTCGTGCTACGCGATCAAAGGGAAGCGCTGACAGCGGGCGCCCGTGCGCTCATCGCCGGATGGAAGGCGCGCGGAAACCTGCTCGTCGTCACGCACGGCGCGAACATTTTCGCGCTGACCGGCGTCTCGCCGGCGAGCGGTGAGATCGTCATCGTCAAGGGCGGCAGCGATCGCGCCGCCCCCGTCGGCCGGCTGCTGCTCGATTGAGCCAGCTTAACACTACCGCGCGTCGGCTCTCGCGACCTTACCGCGGTAGCGGTTCCAGTTGGCGATGACGGCTTCGTATCTGCCAGGCTTGGCGGCCGCCACGGCACCCGTCTTGTCGACAGCTGCCTCGTGGATGACGTCGTCAGAATAAATTGCAAAGTATCCCAGAAGCCCGAAGACCATCATGCCGTAAATCAGGAAGGACGTTATCAGCCAGCGTCGCGTACTGGCTCGATGCTTCTGCTGTGGCAATGAGCTTTCCATGTCGGGAAATCCATCTGTCAGCCCCAGGGGTTTATGAACCCGCCCAGGACATTGCGCTGTGAACTGGATCACGTAGAGCCGATTTCAACGATGGCCGTTTAAGGCGGCGAGCGCAGCCGCGCGCTTAGTTTCGCTTCGCCGAATAGACCAGCGACTGATCGTCATACTCGTCGGTTGCAAGCCTGTTCACGTCACCGGCCAATTCGCTGACCGAAATTGTGCCGGCAGGTGCGTTCGGATGGTGCTTCGATGGCAGCGGCCGCGAGGTGACAGCCGTTACGGCGACGGCCAGCAAAGCGACGGCTACGAAACTGATGATCGTTCGATGCTTCGTCATTGGGAAACCTCCGTCCCCCAGCCCTTGATGTACGTCAGCGGCATCGCACGGCGGTTCAACGCCGGGTCAAATAAATGAGCGTCAGGGTTCATGTCAGAATTGCAGGTCCGCTTGATGTGAGCGGGCACTGTCCGTGCGGGTAACCATGTCACACCAAGCGGCAATTGAGACACACCCGGTTGCCTATGCGAGTGCCAGCTGATTTCGCGTGCAAAGCGCGATTGCGGATGGTGGCTTGCGACAAATCAACCCGACGGGCAAATCACTTCTGATTTTCAGAAGTGATGTCAAGTCGAGAATTTCTGGGAATCAGAAATATTGTGCTTCCATTCTGACCCAAATCGGCGGCATAACTGCGCCCGTCTCACCGCGAGATGAGGGGCGTTGGCCATCGTCACTGACGCGCGGGGAGATGCGATGGACGCCGAGGCCGTAACTGACGAGTGTGGCTGACGCGTACGGTGAAGTCGTGTGGTTCTGGCGCCGTGGTGCTGGCGTTAAGTCCGTTGGAAGCGAAAGCTGCTTGCGGGCGACGGAGGCAAAAGAGCCGTTCTCCGGGGAGAGCACGAAGTAAGCCGTAAAGCCATTGCGCAGGGAAGGCCGGGATGCTCCCGCCGAACCTGTATGCTCGTGTGCACCGCTTGCTATACGCAACAGCACACGAGACCGCGGGTGCGGCGCGCACCCGGTCTTCCCTGCGCCCTCATTTCGATGGGGGCAAATAAGATGCAAACCTCGGGCAATTCGTGTCGCGGGAACGCCGCCTCACACTCAGTCGTCGTCCTCCGCGAAGGCGGGGGACCCAGTATTCCAGAGACGCCAATGATTGAACCGATAAGCCGCGGCGTACTGGATCCCCGCCTTCGCGGGGATGACGATCGCGTGTTGGGGCGCTACCTCAGCGTCATTGCGAGCCACCCGGTCGGCGCGAAGCGCCGCCGGATGACAGGCTCCGCATCCATCGCGCAGCACGATGGATTGCTTCGCTACGCGCGCAATGACAGTCTCACGGGAGCCGTTTATGCTCCAACAACAACCCGAGGAAACCTCATGCTCACGCTTCATCACCTCAACGACTCCCGTTCGCAGCGAATTCTCTGGCTGCTGGAGGAGCTCGGCACGCCCTATGAGATGAAGCGCTACCAGCGCAACGCCGAGACTCGGCTGGCGCCGCCGGAATTGAAGGCGGTGCATCCGCTCGGCAAGTCACCTGTTATCACCGACGGCGACAGGACGATCGCGGAGTCCGGGGCGATCGTCGACTACATCATCCGCCGCTACGGCCAAGGAAAAGATGGACCCGCGATGATGCCGGAGGCGGGGAGCGCCGACTACGAGGCCTACAACGAGTGGTTGCATTATTCGGAGGGTTCGGCGATGCTGCCGCTGATGCTCAATCTCTATGTCGGGCGGTTGAAGGAGGCGGGCGCACCGCTGCATCCGCGCATCGACAGCGAACTGGCCAACCATCTCGGCTATGTCGACGCCGCGCTGAAGGGCCGCGACTTCTTCGTCGGGCCGTCGCTATCAGGGGCCGACATCCAGATGAGCTTTGTCGGCGAGATGGCCAAGGTGTTTGGCAAGCTGGAACCTTACCCGAACCTTGCCACCTGGCTGGAACGCATGCACGCCCGGCCGGCGTT includes:
- a CDS encoding DUF6163 family protein, whose protein sequence is MSDMSARDAARDKARDRDGAMSMAGMSSERIESDENVWTRRLVTFLRIMAVISIMKGLYHWAQVTGFIGGEEEAFENQSMAWQTATVYFAVIELVAAVGLWLATPWGAVVWLTTVVSMAVIELMFPGIYGGSLTIVALEAVMLGAYLALAWMAARERPP
- a CDS encoding extracellular solute-binding protein; its protein translation is MQGLARWLMAAAAALVAVTGSAAAQVKELRIGYQPSPIQDASIAMFEAWGAKNGVKIVKVPNSYGVYVEKMTASLTSNADQYDVIWHNDDWGQTWAHLLEPMDDVEANKFGSKWSMSPIVFANAQGQNTVVPMGQTFSVFFYRSDLVKPEEVPKTLEELVTVSKKLQADGKVKFGYVGGMSMNHSWFSWFWSMWANNCDVLLPAYERDNKKLAEAGWKSSLTDPCMQKTVEYWWDAINTHKIVPRGMPAYDRNEANAIFMAGDAAFTVADTLWWGTFNDPNKSKVAGKIAAARFPLGPDRKKPFGWDDIWGWAIPKSIPEERKKLAKQMLNAMMLDEEGQTKLFKSTGAPPPNTTFWPKIAEQDPFMKLLKEAVLDSPDKVRGAYYFPQWPAVHKAFNDAVTKAVTGKREDIAKVLAENAPLVSKAAQQ
- a CDS encoding MarR family winged helix-turn-helix transcriptional regulator — encoded protein: MIKAVATAVETAERSAGQTAVQPLYLEALTLVERLHRRLLDVIKDEFDRRGRADINSVQALLLYNIGDKELTAGELRTRGYYLGSNVSYNLKKLVELGFLDHQRSRVDRRSVRIRLTPQGQEIRKIVDALYQKHVKTVEQVGGISNEEFATLNKSLHRLERFWTDQILYRL
- a CDS encoding histidine phosphatase family protein is translated as MGLMHVAIVALLLFGTAGTAAADQAADAWSALRAGAHVALMRHADAPGGVGDPPGFRVENCATQRNLSPKGRADAEKIGSQLKQEGVAFEKIVSSPWCRCVDTAKLLDLGTVETEPTFGNVVVLRDQREALTAGARALIAGWKARGNLLVVTHGANIFALTGVSPASGEIVIVKGGSDRAAPVGRLLLD
- the ugpC gene encoding sn-glycerol-3-phosphate ABC transporter ATP-binding protein UgpC, whose translation is MAAISLSKLNKHYGSLFHAVKDVDLEISDKEFVALVGPSGCGKSTTLRMIAGLEDVTSGDIRIGDRLVNHLPPRDRDVAMVFQNYALYQHMSVYDNLAFGLRNKKTAEAEIKAAIDRAAGMLGLHDLLERKPKQLSGGQQQRVALGRCIVRNPQVFLFDEPLSNLDAKLRAQMRIEIKRLHAEIPTTSVFVTHDQVEAMTLGDRVVIMRDGRVQQIGTPLEVYGKPANKFVAGFIGAPAMNFIEITVRSAAGVTSIEAEGLRLTVGLADASLLAPYSGRRVIMGLRPEHLLLGNGAPGLGFDARVEVVEQLGSEILLETRVGGASITAARVPAESAVARGDQVRLSAQTGRLHFFDPETELPIAR
- a CDS encoding carbohydrate ABC transporter permease, which encodes MAMVTRPQFLPWLPAMGHKTLFALAVAFICFAFAFPVLWLILTSLRPESGVYYVHRGTEFTLGSFAEVLSDERIVAAFLNSALIATLATGFSLLVTVSSGYMLSRFTGPASRLWFGTIYVFRCVPYISWVLPLYFVTQSWGLYDTYTGLLLPHVAVHICFFSWLMKGFFDGIDPSMEYAAMIDGCTRWGAFIRVAVPSALPAISALAVLCWLFTWNEFLFALILTGNRVPVITVVMAQFVTEMGLRWNLMAATAVLALVPAFLIALFGQKYVIRGLRI
- a CDS encoding sugar ABC transporter permease, which encodes MSASRRPMFGEQQRFVLLLIAPAALLLLLFQVVPIVIGANASFRDWALYNPKKTWIGFDHYAAVITDPAFLYVVLPNTFLFMILSVAGALVVGLALALLLNRPFRGQKLVQTILLVPLMVAPVIAAIMIRWIFNDQFGIVNVVLEAIGLEGQPWLVQRWSAFGVILLTDIWLWTPWFTLLLLAGLQSLPKEPFEAAAIDGTSTWRVFRYLTLPMLRPVIVVCVVIRAIDAFRTFDIVWTLTGGGPGRSTELFSLYAYVHAFLNLDLGRGSAAAIIGGLIILVIGIALYRLVDRIAKA
- a CDS encoding glutathione S-transferase gives rise to the protein MLTLHHLNDSRSQRILWLLEELGTPYEMKRYQRNAETRLAPPELKAVHPLGKSPVITDGDRTIAESGAIVDYIIRRYGQGKDGPAMMPEAGSADYEAYNEWLHYSEGSAMLPLMLNLYVGRLKEAGAPLHPRIDSELANHLGYVDAALKGRDFFVGPSLSGADIQMSFVGEMAKVFGKLEPYPNLATWLERMHARPAFQRSIAKGGPYRFA